A portion of the Chryseobacterium tructae genome contains these proteins:
- a CDS encoding DMT family transporter, translating into MHKLALFRLHLIVFLWGFTAILGKLIDANAQILVFYRMLFAAIFLFAFIRIYKKESIKVSKKIFFQLAAIGFAMALHWYCFFFSIKVSNVSIALSCLSLSTLFASILEPVIFKRKIDISEVVMGVVIVACILLIFKTEFQYKEGIIYGVFCAIFGTIFSVFNGKMFGKTSSGNIIFYEIFSGWFILMLFYLFSGQIFQMNEINYRDLALICLLASVFTAFPMLESVKLMKYISPFTLILTVNLEPVYGIILAFFIFGESEHMSPIFYIASGVMILAIIANGLIKARKTKNFN; encoded by the coding sequence ATGCATAAATTAGCGCTTTTCAGATTGCACTTAATAGTATTTTTATGGGGATTCACTGCAATTTTAGGAAAACTGATTGATGCGAATGCTCAGATTCTTGTTTTTTACAGAATGCTGTTTGCTGCAATTTTTCTTTTTGCATTTATCAGAATATATAAAAAGGAAAGTATAAAAGTTTCAAAAAAAATATTTTTCCAATTGGCGGCAATAGGCTTTGCTATGGCACTTCACTGGTATTGCTTCTTTTTTTCAATTAAAGTTTCCAATGTATCCATTGCGTTAAGTTGTTTATCACTATCAACACTCTTTGCCTCAATTTTGGAACCTGTGATCTTTAAACGAAAGATAGATATTTCAGAAGTAGTGATGGGAGTGGTGATTGTAGCCTGCATTCTATTGATCTTCAAAACAGAGTTTCAATATAAGGAAGGGATCATATATGGTGTTTTCTGTGCTATTTTTGGGACAATATTTTCTGTTTTTAATGGTAAAATGTTTGGAAAGACAAGTTCCGGCAATATTATATTTTATGAAATATTCTCTGGTTGGTTTATTTTAATGTTATTTTATTTGTTTTCAGGCCAAATTTTTCAAATGAATGAAATAAACTATCGTGATCTCGCGTTAATATGCTTGTTAGCAAGTGTTTTTACTGCTTTCCCGATGCTTGAATCAGTAAAATTAATGAAGTATATATCTCCTTTTACTTTAATTTTAACAGTTAATTTGGAACCTGTTTACGGAATTATACTAGCTTTTTTTATCTTTGGGGAATCAGAACATATGAGCCCTATATTTTATATTGCCTCAGGAGTTATGATACTGGCTATCATAGCGAATGGATTAATAAAGGCCAGAAAAACTAAAAACTTTAACTAG
- a CDS encoding GNAT family N-acetyltransferase codes for MILHPDIKISTQHLTLQPVDDSYIDDIVEHFTKEVTRYMPFNPQGDKKEIENFVQTSKENLLQNTDLVMVVLDSNRDFIGCCGIHNITEESIEVGLWLKENSQGKGLGTEIITTLIEFLENNFTFKYIMYPVDEENIASKKIPEKLGFIPAKKYKKFKDPVTDLTIIEYRKYY; via the coding sequence ATGATATTACATCCAGATATTAAAATTAGCACCCAACATCTCACCTTACAGCCTGTTGATGACTCATATATAGATGATATTGTAGAACATTTTACAAAAGAGGTTACCAGATATATGCCTTTTAATCCGCAAGGTGACAAAAAAGAGATTGAAAACTTTGTACAAACATCAAAAGAAAATTTATTACAAAATACAGATCTTGTAATGGTGGTTCTAGATTCTAATAGAGACTTTATTGGATGCTGTGGTATTCATAATATAACAGAGGAATCTATTGAAGTTGGGTTGTGGCTTAAAGAAAATTCTCAAGGTAAAGGATTAGGAACTGAGATCATCACAACACTCATCGAATTTTTGGAAAATAATTTTACTTTTAAATATATAATGTATCCTGTAGATGAAGAGAATATAGCCAGCAAAAAAATTCCAGAAAAATTGGGATTTATTCCTGCTAAAAAATACAAAAAATTTAAAGATCCGGTCACCGATCTTACTATAATAGAATACAGAAAATACTATTAA
- the hutH gene encoding histidine ammonia-lyase, whose translation MIYGVDVFTFHDVLEICKKPNKAKLNKAAKDQILKSQKNVQQIVESDRCVYGINTGFGPLCDTKISADETAQLQYNLIISHAVGVGKPIEKELSKIMMIAKVHALSKGFSGVSLDVIERMILMLEKDIIPVVPEQGSVGASGDLAPLAHLVLPLLGLGQVWNGDQVSDTMEVLEKHNLDPLTLGPKEGLGLINGTQFILAHSIKGLEKFEYLLDLADMTAAMSIEAYRGSASPFKKELHEIRPFEGSKKVAARMLKFLKGSENMKAHEDCERVQDPYSMRCVPQVHGASRNAFEHLKSMAETELNSVTDNPIVLSAEESISGGNFHGQLMALPLDYATLAAAELGNISDRRSYLLLEGKYGLPRLLTESSGLNSGFMIPQYTSAALVTENKTLCFPASADSIPTSLGQEDHVSMGSISGRKFNQVLGNLVNILSVELMFAAQGLEFRRPSKCSKIIEENVAILRSKVDKLEDDRLIGQDMLAIAELIKERKFVVN comes from the coding sequence ATGATATACGGAGTAGATGTTTTTACTTTCCATGATGTTCTGGAAATATGTAAAAAACCTAATAAAGCCAAGCTGAATAAAGCAGCCAAAGACCAAATTTTAAAATCTCAAAAGAACGTACAGCAAATTGTAGAGTCCGATAGATGTGTATATGGGATTAATACAGGCTTCGGGCCACTCTGCGATACCAAAATATCTGCGGATGAAACCGCTCAATTACAATATAACCTGATTATCTCCCATGCAGTAGGAGTAGGAAAACCAATTGAAAAGGAACTTTCAAAAATCATGATGATTGCTAAAGTTCATGCTTTATCAAAAGGATTTTCCGGAGTTTCTTTGGATGTTATTGAGCGAATGATACTGATGCTTGAAAAAGATATCATTCCTGTAGTTCCGGAGCAAGGCTCTGTAGGGGCGTCAGGAGATTTGGCACCTTTAGCTCACCTGGTTTTACCTTTATTAGGTCTTGGACAGGTTTGGAATGGTGATCAAGTTTCTGATACTATGGAAGTATTAGAAAAGCATAACCTTGATCCATTGACTTTAGGGCCAAAAGAAGGATTGGGATTAATTAATGGAACACAGTTTATTCTGGCACATTCCATTAAAGGATTAGAGAAATTTGAATATTTGTTGGATCTTGCTGATATGACGGCTGCAATGAGTATTGAAGCCTACAGAGGATCTGCAAGCCCATTCAAAAAAGAACTTCATGAAATCAGACCGTTTGAAGGAAGTAAGAAGGTGGCAGCAAGAATGCTTAAGTTCCTGAAAGGATCTGAGAATATGAAAGCTCATGAAGACTGTGAGAGGGTTCAGGATCCTTACTCTATGAGATGTGTACCACAAGTTCATGGTGCGAGCAGAAATGCCTTTGAGCATCTTAAAAGCATGGCAGAAACAGAATTGAATTCTGTAACTGATAACCCGATTGTATTAAGTGCTGAAGAATCTATTTCAGGAGGAAATTTCCATGGTCAGCTAATGGCTTTACCTTTAGATTATGCAACCCTTGCCGCAGCCGAATTAGGAAATATTTCAGATAGAAGAAGTTACTTATTATTGGAAGGGAAATATGGTCTTCCAAGATTATTAACGGAAAGCTCAGGATTAAATTCAGGATTTATGATTCCTCAATATACTTCTGCCGCTTTGGTAACAGAGAATAAAACATTATGTTTCCCGGCATCTGCAGACTCTATTCCTACAAGTTTAGGACAGGAAGATCACGTTTCTATGGGGAGTATTTCCGGAAGAAAGTTCAATCAGGTTCTTGGAAATCTGGTTAATATTCTTTCCGTTGAATTAATGTTTGCTGCTCAGGGATTAGAATTCAGAAGACCATCAAAATGTTCTAAAATTATTGAAGAGAATGTTGCCATTCTTCGTTCCAAAGTTGATAAGCTTGAAGACGACAGATTGATAGGACAGGATATGCTGGCCATTGCTGAGCTGATCAAAGAAAGAAAGTTTGTTGTAAACTAA
- the uvrC gene encoding excinuclease ABC subunit UvrC, producing MNPSLELQLKTLPSEPGVYRYYDKNEQLLYVGKAKNLKKRVLSYFNKNLSGYRIKIMVSKIQRLETTIVNSEYDALLLENNLIKEHQPFYNVMLKDDKTYPWICIKNEDFPRIFLTRNVIKDGSEYYGPYAKVRPAKILLDTIKHIYKLRTCNLNLSPAKIADGKYKVCLEYHIKNCEGPCEDLESKEEYDEKIDAIRGIIKGDFRKAKEYLVNQMMKLASDLHFEEAQIIKERLDILEDYQAKNTVVNPNIDDVDVFGMTSDETAAYVNFFKIRNGNIIQSFTTEIKKILEETDEDIMEEALIEIRQKFSSDSKEVLLPFHLSVEIPNVKLIVPKVGDKKRIVELSEKNAKEYRLEKLKQVQIVDPERHTNRIMAEMQKLLRMPVEPRHIEGFDNSNIQGTNPVSACVVFKDGKPSKADYRIFHPKTVEGPNDFATMEEVIYRRYKRMLDEGENLPQLILIDGGKGQLSSAVKSLRLLGLYGKITIVGIAKRLEEIFFPEDPIPLYLDKKSETLKILQRVRDEAHRFGVKHHRTRRKNSTIKSELEEIPGVGEKTIELLLSKLKSVKRIKEANQETLEEILGKSKAKVIWEFFNSNS from the coding sequence ATGAATCCTTCTTTAGAATTACAGCTCAAAACTTTACCTTCGGAACCTGGTGTTTATCGTTATTATGATAAAAACGAGCAGCTATTGTATGTAGGAAAAGCTAAAAACTTAAAGAAGAGGGTTCTCTCCTACTTCAATAAAAATCTTTCAGGATACAGGATCAAAATTATGGTCAGTAAGATCCAACGTTTGGAAACAACGATTGTAAACAGTGAATATGATGCTCTTTTGTTGGAAAATAACCTGATCAAAGAACATCAACCATTTTACAATGTCATGCTGAAAGATGACAAGACTTATCCTTGGATCTGTATTAAAAATGAAGATTTTCCCCGTATTTTTTTAACCAGAAATGTGATTAAAGATGGTTCGGAATATTATGGGCCTTATGCCAAGGTACGTCCGGCAAAGATATTACTGGATACCATTAAACATATTTATAAACTCAGAACATGCAATCTGAATCTTTCTCCTGCTAAAATTGCAGATGGCAAATATAAAGTCTGTCTGGAATATCATATTAAAAACTGTGAAGGACCTTGTGAAGATCTTGAAAGCAAAGAAGAATATGACGAAAAAATAGATGCCATCCGTGGAATCATCAAAGGAGATTTCCGAAAGGCAAAAGAATATCTGGTGAATCAGATGATGAAATTGGCTTCCGACCTTCATTTTGAAGAAGCTCAGATTATTAAAGAAAGACTAGATATTCTGGAAGATTATCAGGCTAAGAACACTGTAGTCAATCCAAATATTGATGATGTGGATGTTTTTGGTATGACCAGTGATGAAACGGCTGCTTATGTCAATTTCTTTAAAATAAGAAATGGAAATATCATTCAGAGTTTCACTACCGAGATCAAAAAGATCCTTGAAGAAACTGATGAGGATATTATGGAAGAAGCACTCATTGAAATCCGACAGAAATTTAGTTCTGATTCCAAAGAGGTGTTACTTCCTTTTCACCTGTCAGTAGAAATTCCGAATGTTAAACTTATTGTTCCTAAAGTTGGAGATAAGAAAAGAATCGTGGAGCTTTCTGAAAAAAATGCCAAAGAATATCGTCTGGAAAAATTAAAACAAGTTCAGATTGTTGATCCGGAAAGACATACCAACAGAATCATGGCTGAAATGCAGAAGCTTCTGAGAATGCCTGTAGAGCCGAGACATATTGAAGGATTCGATAACTCGAACATCCAGGGAACCAATCCGGTTTCTGCCTGCGTAGTTTTTAAAGATGGTAAGCCCAGCAAGGCAGATTATAGAATCTTCCACCCTAAAACGGTAGAAGGGCCGAACGACTTTGCAACAATGGAGGAAGTCATTTACCGTCGATATAAAAGAATGTTGGACGAAGGGGAAAACCTGCCGCAACTTATTCTTATTGATGGTGGAAAAGGACAATTATCTTCTGCAGTCAAAAGCCTTAGATTATTAGGATTGTACGGAAAAATCACCATCGTAGGGATTGCCAAAAGGCTGGAGGAAATCTTCTTCCCGGAAGATCCTATCCCTTTGTATCTTGACAAGAAATCTGAGACTTTAAAGATCCTGCAAAGAGTAAGGGATGAAGCTCACCGATTTGGAGTAAAACATCACAGAACAAGAAGAAAAAACTCAACTATCAAATCAGAGTTGGAGGAAATTCCTGGTGTAGGAGAAAAAACCATCGAATTATTGTTGTCTAAACTTAAATCTGTAAAAAGAATCAAAGAAGCCAATCAGGAAACGCTTGAAGAGATCTTGGGTAAAAGTAAAGCAAAAGTGATTTGGGAGTTTTTCAATAGCAATAGCTAA
- a CDS encoding GNAT family N-acetyltransferase, producing the protein MTIHRTDSRSLDFQTLVKYLDANLAEHNGDDNTFFAQYNKIDMINNCIVVYIDEVPAACGAFKEFSEGTVEIKRMFTHPEYRKRGLGSAIVKELEIWAKDLGYKKAILETSQDLTNAISVYEKSGFQRIPNYGQYVDVESSVCFEKDLIF; encoded by the coding sequence ATGACTATACATAGAACCGATTCTCGCTCTTTAGATTTCCAAACTTTGGTAAAATATCTTGATGCGAACCTTGCAGAGCATAATGGTGATGATAATACATTCTTTGCTCAGTATAATAAAATCGATATGATTAATAATTGTATTGTTGTTTACATCGATGAAGTTCCGGCAGCATGTGGAGCTTTTAAAGAATTTTCAGAAGGCACTGTTGAGATCAAAAGAATGTTTACCCATCCTGAATACAGAAAACGCGGATTAGGTTCTGCTATTGTTAAAGAACTGGAAATCTGGGCCAAAGATTTAGGATATAAAAAAGCAATTCTTGAAACTTCCCAGGATTTAACGAATGCAATTTCCGTTTATGAAAAAAGTGGATTTCAAAGGATACCTAATTATGGACAGTATGTAGATGTTGAGAGCAGTGTATGCTTTGAAAAAGATTTAATATTTTAA